In Oryzias latipes chromosome 19, ASM223467v1, the genomic stretch CATCCTCCACAGCAGGGTGAGATTCTTTTAAGGTGTTGTCGAACCTCCTGAAGAGATAATCAAGGTTACATCCAATTAAACTTTCTTCTTGATGTTTCTGCAGACGGCCCTTCTGAAGATGAACAGCGATATCAACACAAAAACGCGGGAGGCGATCTATAAATACGATCCAGAGAACAGAGATCCTGTCAACAGGATTCAAGAAAaggtgtaaaaatgttcattttgagCAGATaattgcttccttttttttgccaatttagTTCTGCTGAACCATCTGATTATGGTATTAGAGTCACTGTAACTTGCAGTCATTTGAATATCTAGAGCCGCTAACAGAAAAGCATTCCCAGATAGGAAGCTTCCACAATGTGCATTCTCATATGAATGTGCATTTTTAAACCAATACAATATTTCCCAATAATTGAGGGGGGATCATCCTTGATATTTCCTTGCAGACGTGCAtcccaaaaaagtttttgtcgTTTCATTTGTTGGTGAAGTTGAAAGATCGTATAAATATGATAACTCTGAAAAACAACCATCCTTTGTTGCACTTTGACATCTCAAGGTTAAATATTTTTCACAGGAAGATTATCCCACTTTACCTTTACAAGATGATATTTCCACGTttgaaaagtcatttaaaacttTCTCACAATACAGTTTTTGGTGATCAATAACTAATGCCAGGATTTGGGCCTTACTGATGTGTGGGAACTCCCCCTTAAAGCTCAGCTGCTGCGGCGCAGACACCTACACTGACTGGTACAGAAGTGGAGGCTGGGCCAAACAAGACGCCGTGCCAGATTCCTGCTGTGTGGTGAAAAAGCCTGGCTGTGGACAGCAGAAggaggaaataaacaaaaaggtcAGTAATGGTTAtttctttgcagtttttgtttgtttatgtaaatAACTTCCCCCTCTTGCTCTCTCTCCAGGGATGCAGCATGGCTATCAAGCTCTTTCTGTTGAAGAACATAGTGTGGGTTGGGGCGGTCTGCATTGGACTTGGAATCACTGCGGTAACAGAGGggctttttctgcaaaaatgcttaaaagacatttttaatttctgtCTCTGACCCTGCCTGTTTTGCCTTTTGCAGGTCTTTGGAGTGCTGGTGGGCATTTGCTTGTGTCTgaacattaaaagaaagaacTATCAAAACTTGGACTGACCCATTACGTCAACCATCGTCACAAATTGCTGATCTTTTTAAACACGTTGTCAGATTAGGATTAGTTTATTTCCTCTGTTTGCTTCCTATCATAATGGTTGCCTTGCTTCTTTTTTACTGCTTGTCTGCAAAGTACCAATGGTTAATAACACTGGAAACTTCTGAAAAAGACCTGCTGTCTAAATTTTACTCTTTCTCTGAAAGCTTTTGCTCAATATATTGATATTATAATAAAGCTGTCtggtcaagttttttttataaggaGTTTTGCATCAAATTTTAGAAAGCTTCCTAACCAGACAGGATCAGGATTACTCACACAATCTAAGGTATAAAAGCTTCATTCATAACGTGCATGACTGGTTTTATGTTTGATGCCCTTTCTGACACAGTTCTCTGCATTTACACACCGCACAAAACCACTGGATTGTGGATTTATTTTAGTCTCACAATTTGGAGAATATTCAGATTTTCTTGCCATCAAGCGAAGACATTTCTGTCAATCTTATTTGACACGTGatctttctgtattttttattttaattttgtttcatttcttttatcctataaatgttttttaaatgtctttttaacacattttcaacAACCATATAAACATAGCTCAGCACAACACTGATCCACAGTCACAAAGATTAATGCAG encodes the following:
- the LOC101169982 gene encoding CD63 antigen-like, whose amino-acid sequence is MVIGVLQHSTYSQFGNFTGSSLSKISIVLIVVGVSIVLVSLLGHIGAFMENTSMLGSFICILIVILLLELLTGGAFYILHSRTALLKMNSDINTKTREAIYKYDPENRDPVNRIQEKLSCCGADTYTDWYRSGGWAKQDAVPDSCCVVKKPGCGQQKEEINKKGCSMAIKLFLLKNIVWVGAVCIGLGITAVFGVLVGICLCLNIKRKNYQNLD